Proteins found in one Magnetofaba australis IT-1 genomic segment:
- a CDS encoding M48 family metalloprotease has translation MLRFPRCTALLTLLMTLGLTLGAASPLAAKPLRLVTDPETLDLIDEIAQPLVAAAGLPKDSVRYYVVLNPTLNAFALADQRIVFHSGLLAMARNRDELAAVIAHELAHLAAGHHIKLKSDLRRASIQSLITMAAGLAAGLASGNSKAVQAGMVGGQAAARSGLLAAMRQKESQADQLAVNYMGGAHYDPHGVSSFMDLLNREQRMSVKPPAYLVTHPLGQERLSAAEDLVAHAPATTVRPDHQSERLLRARAKLMAGTASDPNAMANHFVELLKQGRYTATDPERFAWRYGHALALLYAGRLLEALEEFNGLLKEAPDDLYILRHRGLTYLEMGDAKRARRDLRRALAQRPDHPDLRLRLAQALKADGEPEEAARMLRRLTLEHPDEADPFYVLGVIEGQQGRLGASHLALARYYALLLQRKNARWHYQQALQKLPEKDPARALIKAELKELKEKE, from the coding sequence ATGTTGCGATTTCCCCGCTGCACCGCGCTGTTGACTCTGCTGATGACACTGGGCCTGACGCTGGGCGCCGCTTCGCCGCTGGCGGCCAAGCCCCTGCGTCTGGTGACCGATCCGGAGACGCTGGATCTGATCGATGAGATCGCCCAACCGCTGGTCGCCGCCGCCGGTCTGCCCAAGGATTCGGTGCGTTACTATGTGGTGCTCAACCCCACTTTGAACGCCTTCGCCCTGGCCGATCAACGGATCGTCTTCCACAGCGGCCTGCTGGCCATGGCGCGCAACCGCGACGAATTGGCGGCGGTGATCGCCCACGAACTGGCGCACTTGGCCGCCGGTCACCACATCAAACTCAAGTCCGACTTGCGCCGCGCCTCCATCCAGTCGCTGATCACCATGGCGGCGGGATTGGCCGCCGGTCTGGCCTCCGGCAACTCCAAAGCGGTGCAGGCCGGCATGGTCGGCGGACAGGCGGCCGCGCGCAGCGGTCTGCTGGCGGCCATGCGGCAGAAGGAGAGCCAGGCCGACCAACTGGCGGTGAACTATATGGGCGGCGCCCATTATGACCCCCACGGCGTCTCCAGCTTCATGGATCTGCTCAATCGCGAACAGCGCATGAGCGTCAAACCCCCCGCCTATCTGGTGACCCACCCATTGGGCCAGGAGCGTCTGAGCGCCGCTGAGGATCTGGTGGCCCACGCCCCGGCGACAACCGTGCGGCCCGACCACCAGAGCGAACGGCTGCTGCGCGCGCGGGCCAAACTGATGGCGGGCACCGCCTCCGACCCCAACGCCATGGCCAACCACTTTGTGGAGCTGCTCAAGCAGGGGCGCTACACCGCCACCGACCCTGAACGCTTCGCCTGGCGCTACGGCCACGCCCTGGCGCTGCTCTACGCCGGGCGTCTGCTTGAAGCGCTGGAGGAGTTCAATGGGCTGCTCAAGGAGGCCCCCGACGACCTCTATATTCTGCGCCACCGGGGTTTGACCTATCTGGAGATGGGCGACGCCAAACGCGCCCGGCGCGATCTGCGCCGCGCCCTGGCGCAACGTCCTGACCATCCGGACCTGCGTTTGCGGCTGGCCCAGGCGCTCAAGGCCGATGGCGAGCCCGAAGAGGCGGCGCGCATGCTGCGACGCCTGACCCTGGAGCATCCCGACGAGGCCGATCCCTTCTATGTGCTGGGGGTGATCGAAGGGCAGCAGGGGCGGCTGGGCGCCAGCCACTTGGCGCTGGCGCGCTACTATGCGCTGCTGCTGCAACGCAAAAACGCCCGCTGGCACTACCAGCAGGCGTTGCAGAAACTCCCGGAAAAAGATCCGGCGCGCGCTTTGATCAAGGCCGAGCTCAAGGAGCTCAAGGAGAAGGAGTGA
- a CDS encoding tetratricopeptide repeat protein: MTHAAPLRAAALCVTLTALLCIGVTPQARAAGSLVAPRIQAYELSASGAGAALAPAMAQRMLDDGQALLALRIAEEALGVGGSPLEAAQWRRVQASAHQRLGHAAEALAALSAFPPEAIANDAELSLLRADALMGAEEFDKARQAYAEFLVNQPRHAQHARAQLGVALCHLRLGNLEQATLQLNLYAARAGRPEPDVALDLARIELALAQGRSAEALHRLKQLPQAAAQGERAQRARRHLARMEADHLARSARFDEALALLEQSLAAGGDEPTRALHAKLYRDWLAPSATVTVYRPRKRPEARQKEQQACPPALRAAHQRRDWLREALTGPEPLERSFYLRALLEWERREPLGLLQPGGLLTPQGLGFDADALPAPLRAPLAEAALQAGHGEQALTWLGAADEPEADALRLRLLAEGVLNQQAHSLDALLERLIPDARSVWPAWLLDAVTDAMFRFTRQGAERDAGRLRRLLRAQRADAAVDLAARFQRAYAQEMMGERQAALLGYLNLIYGEAPPQPQALRYLPITPRAAAARLLEAQGRREEAATLRRAAPNAVTPSP; this comes from the coding sequence GTGACCCACGCTGCGCCCCTGCGCGCGGCGGCGCTGTGTGTGACGCTGACGGCGCTGCTGTGCATTGGCGTCACTCCCCAGGCGCGCGCTGCGGGCAGTCTGGTTGCGCCGCGCATTCAGGCTTATGAGTTGAGCGCCTCGGGCGCAGGCGCGGCGCTGGCGCCGGCCATGGCGCAACGCATGCTCGACGACGGCCAGGCCCTGCTGGCGCTGCGCATCGCCGAAGAGGCGCTGGGCGTGGGCGGCTCGCCATTGGAGGCGGCCCAGTGGCGGCGGGTGCAGGCCAGCGCCCACCAACGCCTGGGCCACGCCGCCGAGGCGTTGGCTGCACTGTCGGCGTTTCCCCCCGAAGCCATTGCCAATGACGCCGAGCTGAGTCTGCTGCGCGCCGACGCCTTGATGGGCGCCGAGGAGTTCGACAAGGCGCGTCAAGCCTATGCCGAGTTCCTGGTCAATCAGCCGCGCCATGCCCAGCATGCGCGCGCCCAGTTGGGGGTGGCGCTGTGTCATCTGCGTCTGGGCAATCTGGAGCAGGCGACCCTGCAACTGAATCTCTACGCCGCCCGCGCCGGGCGCCCTGAGCCCGATGTGGCTTTGGATCTGGCGCGCATTGAACTGGCGTTGGCGCAGGGGCGTTCGGCTGAAGCGCTGCATCGACTCAAACAGTTGCCGCAAGCGGCGGCGCAGGGGGAGCGGGCGCAGCGGGCGCGGCGTCATCTGGCGCGTATGGAGGCCGATCATCTGGCGCGCTCGGCGCGCTTTGACGAGGCCCTGGCGCTATTGGAGCAGAGTCTGGCTGCAGGCGGCGATGAACCCACCCGCGCGTTGCACGCCAAACTCTACCGCGATTGGCTGGCGCCCAGCGCCACCGTGACCGTCTACCGTCCGCGCAAACGTCCCGAAGCGCGTCAAAAGGAGCAGCAGGCGTGTCCGCCCGCCCTGCGCGCGGCGCATCAACGGCGCGACTGGCTGCGCGAAGCGCTGACCGGCCCCGAGCCGCTGGAGCGCAGCTTCTATCTGCGCGCGCTGCTGGAGTGGGAGCGGCGCGAGCCGTTGGGGCTGTTGCAGCCGGGCGGTTTGCTGACGCCGCAGGGGCTGGGTTTTGACGCCGACGCCCTGCCCGCGCCATTGCGCGCGCCGTTGGCCGAGGCGGCGCTGCAGGCGGGTCACGGGGAACAGGCGCTGACGTGGTTGGGCGCCGCCGACGAGCCGGAGGCCGACGCCCTGCGCTTGCGTCTGCTGGCTGAAGGGGTGTTGAACCAACAGGCGCACTCGCTGGATGCGCTGTTGGAGCGTTTGATTCCCGATGCCCGCAGCGTGTGGCCTGCGTGGCTGTTGGATGCGGTGACCGATGCGATGTTCCGTTTCACCCGCCAGGGCGCCGAGCGTGATGCGGGTCGATTGCGGCGTCTGCTGCGCGCGCAGCGGGCCGATGCGGCGGTGGATCTGGCGGCGCGCTTCCAACGCGCCTACGCCCAGGAGATGATGGGCGAGCGGCAGGCGGCGCTGTTGGGCTATTTGAACCTGATCTATGGCGAGGCGCCGCCGCAACCTCAAGCGCTGCGCTATCTGCCCATTACTCCACGGGCGGCGGCGGCGCGGCTGTTGGAGGCGCAGGGGCGGCGTGAAGAGGCTGCGACGCTGCGCCGCGCGGCGCCAAACGCGGTCACTCCTTCTCCTTGA
- the panD gene encoding aspartate 1-decarboxylase has translation MDVSLLKCKIHRARVTECHLDYEGSCAIDEDLMEAAGLHEFEEIHIWNVNNGARFTTYAIRGERGSGMISINGSAARMAEINDFVIIAAFARVPEAQARAHQPRLVYINGSEGNRIVGVGQQIPAQAA, from the coding sequence ATGGATGTTTCCCTTCTCAAGTGCAAGATCCACCGCGCCCGGGTGACCGAGTGCCATCTGGATTATGAAGGGTCGTGCGCCATCGATGAGGATTTGATGGAGGCGGCGGGTCTGCACGAGTTCGAAGAGATTCATATCTGGAACGTTAACAACGGCGCCCGCTTCACCACCTACGCCATTCGCGGCGAACGCGGCAGCGGTATGATCTCCATCAACGGCTCGGCTGCGCGCATGGCGGAGATTAACGACTTCGTCATCATCGCCGCCTTTGCCCGCGTGCCCGAGGCGCAGGCCCGCGCGCATCAACCGCGCTTGGTCTACATCAACGGCTCCGAGGGCAATCGCATTGTCGGCGTGGGTCAACAGATCCCGGCGCAGGCAGCCTGA
- the panC gene encoding pantoate--beta-alanine ligase, whose protein sequence is MRLLESRADLSAWQSETLSGGHSIGFVPTMGCLHDGHLSLVRTAAEENGRALASIFVNPAQFAEGEDYDRYPRTLEADMALLEQSGCDALFYPRESDIYPEGFQSIIAVEPLSSELCGAARPGHFQGVATVVAILLNLTMPTRCYLGLKDYQQFTILRRMVQDLAMPYTLVGMPTVREADGLAMSSRNRYLQGAEREQAAALYRGLSAARSAWSNGERDPQRLEATARAALTEAGIERIDYVAARHPLTLAPWQSADPIAPVVLMAAHVGAARLIDNLRLDDAAA, encoded by the coding sequence ATGCGATTACTGGAGAGCCGGGCCGATCTGAGCGCGTGGCAGAGCGAAACCTTGAGCGGCGGCCACAGCATCGGCTTTGTCCCCACCATGGGCTGCCTGCATGACGGGCATCTGTCGTTGGTGCGCACCGCCGCCGAGGAGAATGGCCGCGCGTTGGCGTCGATCTTCGTCAATCCGGCCCAGTTCGCCGAGGGCGAGGATTACGACCGCTACCCGCGCACCCTGGAGGCGGATATGGCGCTGCTGGAGCAGAGCGGGTGTGACGCGCTGTTCTATCCGCGTGAATCCGATATCTACCCGGAGGGGTTCCAGAGCATCATCGCGGTGGAGCCGCTGAGTTCGGAGCTGTGCGGCGCGGCCCGCCCCGGCCACTTCCAGGGGGTGGCCACGGTGGTGGCGATTCTGCTCAATCTGACCATGCCCACGCGCTGCTATCTGGGTTTGAAGGACTACCAGCAGTTCACCATTCTGCGGCGCATGGTGCAGGATCTGGCCATGCCCTACACCCTGGTGGGGATGCCCACCGTGCGTGAGGCCGATGGTCTGGCCATGTCCAGCCGCAACCGCTATCTGCAAGGCGCCGAGCGCGAGCAGGCGGCGGCGCTGTATCGCGGTTTGAGCGCCGCGCGCAGCGCCTGGAGCAACGGCGAGCGCGACCCGCAGCGCCTGGAGGCGACGGCGCGGGCGGCGTTGACCGAGGCGGGCATTGAACGCATCGACTACGTGGCGGCGCGGCATCCGCTGACGCTGGCGCCGTGGCAAAGCGCCGACCCCATTGCGCCGGTGGTTCTCATGGCCGCCCACGTGGGCGCGGCGCGTTTGATCGATAATCTGCGGCTGGATGACGCCGCCGCGTAA